Proteins from a genomic interval of Zingiber officinale cultivar Zhangliang chromosome 2A, Zo_v1.1, whole genome shotgun sequence:
- the LOC122042705 gene encoding glutamic acid-rich protein-like, giving the protein MEVLCRTQSSRAALCSVVLLFVAEAALVAKKTLLSLLLAIGSVSSQTGQLVEGPDAIHRLLQKSKHESVPENKDDGESDEDDDEDDDDQDGEDQEDDGGEGDPSGDENDNEGDEKDDPEANGEGGSEEDDDDNDDDDDDDDEEQEEDDEDEEDDEEDEELPQPPAKKRK; this is encoded by the exons ATGGAGGTTCTCTGTCGAACCCAGAGCAGCAGAGCTGCTTTATGCTCCGTAGTGCTGTTGTTCGTCGCCGAGGCTGCTTTGGTCGCGAAAAAGACTCTCCTTTCGCTTCTACTGGCG ATTGGCTCTGTATCAAGTCAAACTGGTCAGCTTGTTGAAGGTCCTGATGCAATTCACAG GCTACTTCAAAAGAGCAAGCATGAATCTGTGCCGGAGAACAAAGATGATGGAGAATCTGATGAGGACGACGATGAGGATGACGATGACCAAGATGGTGAAGATCAGGAGGACGATGGAGGTGAAGGTGATCCTTCCGGGGATGAAAACGACAACGAAGGAGATGAAAAAGATGACCCAGAAGCCAATGGCGAAGGCGGAAGCGAAGAGGACGATGATGATAATGACGATGATGATGACGACGATGACGAGGAACAGGAAGAGGACGATGAGGATGAGGAAGACGATGAAGAGGACGAGGAGCTTCCACAGCCACCGGCAAAGAAGAGAAAGTGA